AACGCCGCCAACAAAAAAGAGAACGATCAGCGAACCCAGCAGGCGCAGCTTCGACCATTCCTCTTGACCGTCGATCCCCCCGGGATCGTCCTTGTACTGCCTGCTGAAGATACGGCCCAGCGCAATACCGATATCCGTAACCATACCGGTAAGGTGAGTGGTCCGAATCACCGAGTCGGAGATCTTGGAGATGATAGCGTTCTGCAAGCCCATCGTGAAGCAAAGAAGAACGATGATGCCCAGCACATGGCCGCCGGTAAAGATTCTGCCTTTCGTCCCGAAGACAATCAGCATGCCAGCTTCGATAATGAGTGGCAAAGCATACTCGCTCTCAAATTGGCGCGCACGCGCCCAGCGCACCAGTAGCGTCGTTAGAAATGCTCCCGCGAGAAAAGAGAGCACCGAGACAAAACCATCGAACACAAGCCGCATCTGGGTGAGCGCAAAGTCGTCAGCCATCGTAGAGATGATTCCAGACATATGCGACGTGTAATGCCCCACAGCCAGCAGGCCCCCTGCATTCGTCGCACCCGCAATGAACGCCAGGTATCGTGCGAGGTGGCGGTTCGCCTTTTCGCTACGCTGGCTTCCGGTAAGACGACGCAGATAAAAGAGAGGCATAGGTTCGTCAGCTTCGTGGAGAAGTCTTCAGATGCAGCTCCTTCAACTGCTGCTCTGTCGCTGGACTGGGGGCATCGACCATCAGATCGATCGCCTTCGCAGTCTTCGGAAATGCAATGACCTCGCGCAGGCTCGTAGCTCCGGCAAGGATCATCACGATGCGGTCGAGGCCGAGCGCGATGCCGCCATGCGGAGGCGTACCGTATTCCAGTGCATCGAGGAAGAATCCAAAGCGCTCCTTAGCTTCTTCGTCGCTCATGCCCAACGAGCGGAAGATCTCGGCCTGCACATCCTGCCGGTGAATACGGATCGAGCCCGACCCCAGCTCCGTTCCATTGAGCACAATGTCATAGGCCAGAGCGCGCACAGATCCCTTGTCGTTGAACAGTGCGCCTGACTTGATGTCGTCCTCGTGAGGTGAGGTGAAGGGATGATGCGCTGCATTCCAGGTCTTCGCCTCTTCGTCCCACTCATACATCGGGAAGTCCGTAACCCAGAGAAACTTGTAGTCCTCTGCGGTCCCCGTCTGGGTAAAGCGCCCATGCTTGTCGGCGAACTTCTGTGCCAATTGCAGACGCAGTGCGCCCACACGCTTGTAGATCCACTGCGGATCGTAGTTCCACTTCTCTGGCGTTCCCAGCTTCGGCGTAACGACGACAACCAAGTCCTCTGCGGTTGCTTCCAGCTTCTGCGTAATCGTCGCTGCCAGTGGAGCAAAGGCTTCGTTCGTCTTCAGCCGTTCAGTGTCGAGCAGATCCAACCCTGTCTCACCAAAACCCGCGCGGACCTCGCTCAGCAGCTTCTTGCGCTCCGTTCCGCTCAGCCCACCGGACTTCGGAATGATGAATCCGAGGATCGGCAGCTTCTGCTCGATCTTCAGCGTTGTGCGCAG
This portion of the Edaphobacter sp. 4G125 genome encodes:
- a CDS encoding YoaK family protein, which codes for MPLFYLRRLTGSQRSEKANRHLARYLAFIAGATNAGGLLAVGHYTSHMSGIISTMADDFALTQMRLVFDGFVSVLSFLAGAFLTTLLVRWARARQFESEYALPLIIEAGMLIVFGTKGRIFTGGHVLGIIVLLCFTMGLQNAIISKISDSVIRTTHLTGMVTDIGIALGRIFSRQYKDDPGGIDGQEEWSKLRLLGSLIVLFFVGGVTGALGFKYVGFLFTLPLAAILMLLAIMPVVDDIHRTRHPAI